In Ctenopharyngodon idella isolate HZGC_01 chromosome 20, HZGC01, whole genome shotgun sequence, the following proteins share a genomic window:
- the vta1 gene encoding vacuolar protein sorting-associated protein VTA1 homolog produces MALPPQLKAIQHHLRTAQEHEKREPVVAYYCRLYAMQTGMKLDSKTPECRKFLVKLMDQLEMMKKELSDNESISQEIVGNAHVENYAIKMFLYADNEDRSGRFHKNMIKSFYTSSLLFDVLTVFGELSEENIQHRKYAKWKAAYIHNCLKNGETPQPGPIGMEGEAYDDEFGAEGGGPSQAPYDPPQSQPSFHGHPSNQPPASNFSNIQIPPGSHAPANTPADIPHPEAQPVKPVPVPRAMPVVDPSLLNKTQEGDLRLTPEDFTRAQKYCKYAGSALQYEDVGTAVQNLQKALKLLTTGKE; encoded by the exons GTCGACTTTACGCCATGCAGACAGGAATGAAACTAGATAGCAAAACTCCAGAGTGCCGAAAGTTTCTTGTGAAACTAATGGATCAATTGGAAATG ATGAAGAAGGAGCTCAGCGACAATGAATCCATCTCGCAGGAAATAGTTGGCAATGCCCATGTTGAGAATTACGCTATAAAAATGTTCCTCTATGCAGACAATGAAGATCGATCAGGACGTTTCCACAA aaatatgATCAAGTCCTTCTACACCTCAAGTCTTCTGTTTGATGTGTTGACTGTCTTTGGCGAATTATCAGAAGAG AACATCCAACACAGGAAGTATGCAAAGTGGAAGGCAGCCTATATCCACAACTGCCTGAAGAATGGTGAGACTCCGCAGCCCGGTCCTATTGGAATGGAGGGGGAAGCATATG ATGATGAATTTGGCGCTGAGGGTGGTGGTCCTTCACAAGCACCTTACGATCCACCCCAATCCCAGCCTTCTTTCCACGGCCATCCATCAAACCAACCCCCAGCATCCAATTTCAGTAATATTCAGATACCTCCTGGGTCACACGCCCCAGCCAATACACCTGCAGATATTCCCCATCCAGAAG CACAGCCTGTCAAACCAGTGCCTGTTCCACGTGCTATGCCGGTGGTTGATCCTTCACTTCTAAACAAGACCCAGGAAG GAGACTTGCGGCTCACACCAGAAGACTTTACTCGGGCTCAGAAGTACTGTAAATATGCAGGCAGTGCACTGCAATATGAGGATGTGGGCACTGCCGTCCAGAATCTGCAGAAGGCCCTGAAGCTTCTAACCACTGGCAAAGAATGA